GCAGCGCCGCGTCCAGCGCCTCCGGCGTGGGCTCGTCCACCACGACCGACAGCGGCCAGCCGTGGCGTCCCTGCGCCAGTCGTTCTCCGTACAGGCGCGGCGCGCTGTACGCGCACCGCGGTTCCACCGCGCAGTCCAGGCAGCGGTCCGCCGCGCCCTCGGGGCGGTTGGCGGCGGTGAAGTGGGTGAGCCGACCGAAGCTGGCGACCCGGGCCGGCGGCCGGCCGACGACGTACTGGAGCCAGTCCAGGTCGTGGCAGGACTTCGCCATCAGCATCGAGGTCGCCTCGTCCGCGCGCCGCCAGTTGCCCCGGACGAAGGAGTGGGCCTGGTGCCAGTGGCCCACCGGTTCGAGATGCTGCACGCTGACGATCTCACCCAGCCGGCCGCTGTCCACCACCTGCTTCAGCGCCCGGGTGTAGGGGGTGTAGCGCAGCACGTGGCCCACCGCCAGGACGACGCCGGCCGCCTCGACCGCCGCGACGATCGCCCGGCAGCCCTCCTCGTCCAGGGCCATCGGCTTCTCCAGCAGGATGTGGTAGCCCTGCGCGGCGAACTCCAGCACCGGCTCCACATGCATCCGGTCCAGGGTGCAGACCAGCACGGCGTCGGCGGTCCGGCCCCGGTCCCCGCGCCCGCGCGCGGCCAGGTCGCGCCAGTCGGCGAAGACCTCGGCCTCGGCGAGCGCGTGCTCACGCGCGAACGCCCGTCGGCGCACCTCGCGCGGTTCCGCCACCGCCACCACCCTGGCGCGGTCCGGATGCGCCGCGGCCCAGGCGGCGTAGCCGCTGCCGCGACTGCCCGCGCCGACGACGGCGAGTGTGACGGGCGGGGCTGCAGTGACGGATGGGGCGGGCGGGGCCGGAAAGGGAGAGGCGTCCATGTCCCGCGATCCTGCCACGGGCGCCACCACCGCATTGGGCCGTTCGAGTTAACGCGGTGAGCGGCACGGGAGTGTCTGAGCTGCGAAGGAAAGTCCGAGGACTTTAATCGGAGCGCCGTCGTGGGGGGTGAGGCGGCCAGGAGTCGCGCAGGCGGTCCCTGCAGCTGTTCCGTTCAGCCGCCTCAGCGGCGTGTCGTGGAAGGCCCCACATCGTGATCAAGCACCCCCTCAAGCGCGTCGCCACCGCAACCGCCGTCGTTTCGCTGGTTCTCGTGGCGGCGGCCTGCGGCAAGGCAGGGAGTTCGAACTCGTCCTCGACCTCGTCGCCCACCGCCGGCGGTACCGGCGCGGCGGCCAGCGGTTCGATCGGCCTGCTCCTGCCGGAGAACACCACCACCCGCTACGAGCAGTTCGACAAGCCGCTGTTCGAGGCGAAGGTCAAGGAGCTCGCTCCCAACGTCGAGGTCAAGTACGCCAACGCGGGCGGCAGCCCGCAGACCCAGGCGCAGCAGGCCACCACCATGATCAACTCGGGCATCAAGGTCCTCGTCGTCGACGCCCAGGACTCGGCCCAGATCAAGTCCTCGGTGGACGCCGCCCGGGCCAAGGGCATCAAGGTCGTCGCCTACGACCGCCTGGCCCAGGGCCCGATCGACGCCTACGTCTCCTTCGACAACGTCAAGGTCGGCCAGCTCCAGGGCCAGGGCCTGCTGTCCACCATGGGCTCCAAGGCCGTCCCGACCGCCAAGATCGTGGAGATCGACGGCGACTCGGCCGACCCGAACGCCGCCGACTTCAAGAACGGCTTCCAGGGCGCGGTCAAGGGCAAGCTCGACATCGCCTACGACGCCTCCGGGCTGTGGAAGCCCGACGTCGCGGCGCAGAAGGCGACCGCGGCGATCAACCAGCTCGGCGCGGCCAACATCGCCGGCTTCTACTCCGCGAACGACGGCATGGCCGCCGGTGTCGCGACCTCGATGAAGAACGCGGGGCTCAGCTCCCTCCCGCTCACCGGACAGGACGCCCAGCTCGACGCGATCCAGCGGATCGTGGCCGGCACGCAGTCGTTCACCATCTACAAGGCCTACAAGCCCGAGGCGGACGCCGCCGCCGAGCTGGCCGTCGGCCTGCTGAACGGCCAGATCCCCTCCAACATCGTCAACGCCCACAAGACCAGCGGCTCGGGCAACGTCGTGCCGTCCGACCTGCTGACCCCGGTGCTGGTCAACAAGGCCAACATCAAGACCACGGTCATCGCCGACGGCCTGTACACCGTCGCGCAGATCTGCACGCCCGAGTTCGCCGCCGCCTGCAAGTCCGCCGGGCTCTCGTGACGAGCCCGCTCGGACCCGCCGACCCGCCGAAGGGCTTCACGTCCTCCGGCGGGCCGGTGCTGGCGCTGCGCGACGTCTCCAAGCGCTTCGGCGCCGTGCAGGCCCTCACCGACGTCGACCTCGACGTGCACACCGGTGAGGTCGTGGCCCTGGTGGGCGACAACGGCGCCGGCAAGTCGACGCTGGTCAAGACGGTCGCCGGAGTGCACCCGATCGACGAGGGCGTCATCGAGTGGGAGGGCCGCCCGGTCACCATCCACCGGCCCCAGGACGCGCAGCACCTCGGCGTGGCGACGGTGTACCAGGACCTCGCGCTGGCCGACAACCTGGACGTCGTCGCCAACCTCTTCCTCGGCCGCGAGATCACCAGCCGCGGCACCCTGGACGAGGTCGCGATGGAGAAGAAGGCCCAGGAGCTGCTGGACACCCTGTCGATCAGGATCCCGAGCGTGCGGATCCCGGTGGCGGGCCTGTCCGGCGGCCAGCGCCAGGTCGTGGCGATCGCCCGCTCGCTGATCGGCGACCCGAAGGTCGTCATCCTCGACGAGCCGACCGCCGCCCTCGGCGTGGAGCAGACCGCGCAGGTGCTCGACCTGGTGGAGCGGCTGCGGCACCGCGGCCTCGGCGTGATCCTGATCAGCCACAACATGGTCGACGTGCGGGCGGTCGCGGACACGGTGGCCGTGCTGCGGCTGGGGCGCAACAACGGCACCTTCCCGGTCAGGGAGACGACCCAGGAGAGCATCATTTCCGCGATCACCGGCGCTACGGACAACGCGGTGACCCGCCGTCAGGCGCGCTCCATGGAGCAGCGCCCGGAGGGAGACGCATGACCAATCCTCTCGTACCCTCCCCGGGCTCCGACCCGACGCCACCGGCCGCGGTCCCGCCGCCGGTGGACCCGCGCCTGCTGGTCCGGCAGGAGGGCTGGCGCGGCTACGTCCACGAGTTCAAGCGCAAGGTGCGCGGCGGTGAGCTCGGCTCGCTGCCGGTCGTCATCGGCCTCGTGATCATCTGGCTGATCTTCAGCCTCAAGGACAGCGCCTACTTCAAGGCCTCGAACGCCGAGTTCATCGCCTACTACATGGTCGGGCTCGGCCTGCTCTCGGTCGGCCTGGTCTTCGTGCTGCTGCTCGGCGAGATCGACCTGTCGGTCGGCTCGGTCAGCGGCCTGGCCGCGGCCATCTACGCGGTGCTGTCGGTCACCCACCACTGGAACGCCTGGGTCGCGGTGGTGGCCACCCTGGCGGCCGGCGCGGCGATCGGCGCGCTGCAGGGCACGATCTTCGCCAAGATCGGCGTGCCCGCCTTCGTGGTCACCCTGGCCGGCTTCCTGGCCTGGCAGGGCGTCATGCTCTGGCTGCTCGGCTCGACCGGCACGATCAACCTCGAGGACAAGGGCCTCAACCACTACCTGTCCGGCAACTCGTACTTCCTGGACGGGCGCGTCATCGGCGGCTACCTGCTGGCCGGGATCGCGGTGGTGCTGATGTTCGTCGGCCAGTTCACGCAGCAGCGGCGCAGGAAGGCGGCGGGCGTCCCCTACCGGCCGATGGGCGAGGTGCTGTTCCGGACCGGAGCGCTGGCCGTCGGGGCCTTCCTGGTCGCCTGGGTGCTGAACCAGGCGAGCGGCGTGCCGAACAACCTGGTGCTCTTCCTGATCGTGCTGGTCGTCTGCGACTTCGTGCTGCGCCGCACCACCTACGGTCGCAAGATCTTCGCGGTCGGCGGGAACATCGAGGCCAGCCGCAGGGCCGGTATCAGCGTGGCGATGGTGCGGATCACGGTCTACGGGATCTCCGGCTTCTTCGCGGCGCTGGGCGGTCTGGCCATCGCGGCCACCACCAACGCCGCCGGGCAGGCGGGCGCGGACCCGAACAACCTGATGATGGCCATCGCCGCGGCCGTCATCGGCGGCACCAGCCTCTTCGGCGGCCGCGGCCGGGTGTGGTCGGCGCTGCTGGGCATCCTGGTGATCGAGTCGATCAACTCCGGCCTGTTCATGCTGGGCCTGACGCTGGACATCCAGTACATGATCACCGGCGCGGTGCTGCTCGCCGCCGTCATCGTGGACTCCCTCTCCCGCCGCACCCAGAAGTCCTCCGGACGGGCGTAGCGGACCGGCCGGGATCCCGGGGCGGACCTGTGACCGCCACCGTCGTCGCCCGACGACGGTGGCGGTCACATGATTTCCACAAGGAACCCGTCCAGCATCCCGCTGTGGAAATCCTGCAGACCCCCGCGCTCGGCGACCGCTACCTCCTCTGCGAGCTGCTCGGAAGCGGCGGCATGGCCGAGGTCCACCGCGCCCGCGACCTGCGGCTGGACCGCACCGTCGCGGTGAAGATCCTCCGCCCCGAGCTCGCCGCCGACCCGGTCTACCGGGTCCGCTTCGGACGCGAGGCCCGCGCCGCCGCCTCGCTCAACCACCCGTGCGTGGTCGCCGTCTTCGACTCGGGCGAGGGCGCGGGGCGGACCATGGACCTGCCGTACCTGGTCATGGAGTACCTCCCCGGCCGCACGCTCTCCAGGGTGCTGGCGGACGAGGGGCCCCTTCCCGCGGCGCGGTCGCTGCGCATCACCGCGGACCTGCTCGACGCCCTCGACCACGCCCACCGCCACGGGATGGTGCACCGCGACGTGAAGCCGGCGAACGTCATGGTCGCGGACGACGGCGCGGTCAAGCTGATGGACTTCGGCATCGCCCGCAGCGCGGACCCCTCCGCCCAGCAGACGCTCACGGCGGTGGGCATGGTCGTGGGCACCGCCGACTACCTCTCCCCCGAGCAGGCCAGGGGCGAGCCCGTGGACGCCCGCAGCGACCTGTACGCGGTCGGCTGCCTGCTGCACGAACTGCTCACCGGTGAGCCGCCGCTGACGGCGGACACCGCCCTCGACACCATCTGGCGCCGGCTCCGCGAGGACGCGCCGGTGCCGTCCCTGCTGGCTCCCGCGCTCTCCCCCGCCGTGGACGTCCTGGTCTCCCGGGCTCTCGCCCGCGACCCCGGGCAGCGTTTCCCCGACGCGGCGACGATGCGCGACGCGGTGGTGGCCGTGCTGGACGCCGAGCAGTCGGCGGCCTCGGCGCACACGGCGCACACGCAACGGCCTGAGGTGGCCGGGCGCGGCGCGCAGACCCTGGTCACGCCGCTGCCCGAGCCCGCGACCCCCTCGGAGGAGGACGAGGGGCGGGCCGCCCGTCGCGGCGGGCGGCGGACGGGGCGGAAGGCGGTGCTGGCGACCGTCGGCGTCGTGGTGGTGGCCTCGCTCGGCGCGTGGATCGGCTTCGGCGGCGCGCACGCGGGCGCGGGCGGAGCGTCCGGTGCGGCGGGGGCGCACGGTGCCACGACCTC
This genomic interval from Streptacidiphilus rugosus AM-16 contains the following:
- a CDS encoding Gfo/Idh/MocA family protein, producing the protein MDASPFPAPPAPSVTAAPPVTLAVVGAGSRGSGYAAWAAAHPDRARVVAVAEPREVRRRAFAREHALAEAEVFADWRDLAARGRGDRGRTADAVLVCTLDRMHVEPVLEFAAQGYHILLEKPMALDEEGCRAIVAAVEAAGVVLAVGHVLRYTPYTRALKQVVDSGRLGEIVSVQHLEPVGHWHQAHSFVRGNWRRADEATSMLMAKSCHDLDWLQYVVGRPPARVASFGRLTHFTAANRPEGAADRCLDCAVEPRCAYSAPRLYGERLAQGRHGWPLSVVVDEPTPEALDAALREGPYGRCVYACDNDVVDHQVVAMEFASGATATFTMTGHSEIGDRRTTVFGTRGELRGDGRKLEIHDFLSGRTETLLPQAGAGEMTAESGHGGGDAGLMDAFVAAVAANDPSLVRSGPRESLLSHLAVLAAEEARLSGTVQPVRF
- a CDS encoding ATP-binding cassette domain-containing protein; protein product: MTSPLGPADPPKGFTSSGGPVLALRDVSKRFGAVQALTDVDLDVHTGEVVALVGDNGAGKSTLVKTVAGVHPIDEGVIEWEGRPVTIHRPQDAQHLGVATVYQDLALADNLDVVANLFLGREITSRGTLDEVAMEKKAQELLDTLSIRIPSVRIPVAGLSGGQRQVVAIARSLIGDPKVVILDEPTAALGVEQTAQVLDLVERLRHRGLGVILISHNMVDVRAVADTVAVLRLGRNNGTFPVRETTQESIISAITGATDNAVTRRQARSMEQRPEGDA
- a CDS encoding protein kinase domain-containing protein, which gives rise to MEILQTPALGDRYLLCELLGSGGMAEVHRARDLRLDRTVAVKILRPELAADPVYRVRFGREARAAASLNHPCVVAVFDSGEGAGRTMDLPYLVMEYLPGRTLSRVLADEGPLPAARSLRITADLLDALDHAHRHGMVHRDVKPANVMVADDGAVKLMDFGIARSADPSAQQTLTAVGMVVGTADYLSPEQARGEPVDARSDLYAVGCLLHELLTGEPPLTADTALDTIWRRLREDAPVPSLLAPALSPAVDVLVSRALARDPGQRFPDAATMRDAVVAVLDAEQSAASAHTAHTQRPEVAGRGAQTLVTPLPEPATPSEEDEGRAARRGGRRTGRKAVLATVGVVVVASLGAWIGFGGAHAGAGGASGAAGAHGATTSLRTPDLTQLSLSRARHLLQGMGLRVGHVGAGSCSGTAAAPHTVCAQQPAAGTTVSRGTAVDLSVSRAPGVAPGA
- a CDS encoding sugar ABC transporter permease; its protein translation is MTNPLVPSPGSDPTPPAAVPPPVDPRLLVRQEGWRGYVHEFKRKVRGGELGSLPVVIGLVIIWLIFSLKDSAYFKASNAEFIAYYMVGLGLLSVGLVFVLLLGEIDLSVGSVSGLAAAIYAVLSVTHHWNAWVAVVATLAAGAAIGALQGTIFAKIGVPAFVVTLAGFLAWQGVMLWLLGSTGTINLEDKGLNHYLSGNSYFLDGRVIGGYLLAGIAVVLMFVGQFTQQRRRKAAGVPYRPMGEVLFRTGALAVGAFLVAWVLNQASGVPNNLVLFLIVLVVCDFVLRRTTYGRKIFAVGGNIEASRRAGISVAMVRITVYGISGFFAALGGLAIAATTNAAGQAGADPNNLMMAIAAAVIGGTSLFGGRGRVWSALLGILVIESINSGLFMLGLTLDIQYMITGAVLLAAVIVDSLSRRTQKSSGRA
- a CDS encoding sugar ABC transporter substrate-binding protein, translating into MKHPLKRVATATAVVSLVLVAAACGKAGSSNSSSTSSPTAGGTGAAASGSIGLLLPENTTTRYEQFDKPLFEAKVKELAPNVEVKYANAGGSPQTQAQQATTMINSGIKVLVVDAQDSAQIKSSVDAARAKGIKVVAYDRLAQGPIDAYVSFDNVKVGQLQGQGLLSTMGSKAVPTAKIVEIDGDSADPNAADFKNGFQGAVKGKLDIAYDASGLWKPDVAAQKATAAINQLGAANIAGFYSANDGMAAGVATSMKNAGLSSLPLTGQDAQLDAIQRIVAGTQSFTIYKAYKPEADAAAELAVGLLNGQIPSNIVNAHKTSGSGNVVPSDLLTPVLVNKANIKTTVIADGLYTVAQICTPEFAAACKSAGLS